The genomic DNA TTTCCTCACTGCCCCCAAGTGCCCTTTCCCTGATGGCAGGGTAGGTGGCCAGAGTTGCTTGATCAACCCTGGTCTGGTCCCCTAGCTTCTTCCCCGTTGGTGTGGGTCCTGCCTGGGTCTCTTCCCTCTCTGTCCCCACAGGAGCCTGTGTCCTGGGGACCTGCCAGCTCTAGCTGGGCCCTCCTCATCTTCTCTCTCCCTGGACCTGGGGCTGCGGGTGTCACAGGCGCTGCTGGGGGTTCTGCCTGCTTCTGGCCCCGCCCTCTCTGCCCAGCAGGTGTGGGCTGCAGGGGTGGTTTGGAGGTGGGGGACGCCCCATCCTCCTAGCCTCCCTTTCCGTGGACACCCCGCGGCAACACTCACCAACTTTCTCTGGTTGCTGAGGCAGAAGGTGCAGATCTGTTTGGGCTGGGCGTTCTCGCCATCacgggcagggggtgggggtggcgggggcggggggctgccGGCACGCGATGCGTGGAAGAAGGCGGGCCCCGAGTGGCAGGGCTGCCCGTCGCCGCAGGCCTCGCCCACCAGCAGCACGTTGCCCAGGTGTGAGATATAGCTGGAGGCCAGGCGCAGGGTCTCGATCTTGGAGAGCTTGCGGTCAGCGGGCTCGGTGGGGATGAGCGTGCGTAGCGCGGTGAAAGCCGTGTTCACGCTGTTGGTGCGGTCCCGCTCCCGCGCGTTCGCCGTGTGCCGCTGCCGGGGCTCGCGGCCCGGCCGCCCTCCGGGCCCCAGGCCACTGCCCCCCACCCGCCGGCCCCCGGCCCGTCTTCGGGCGCCCTGGAGGCCGCAGCGCGCCGCGTGCACACGGCAGGGTTTCTCGTCTGAACCCGAGCTCTCGCTGCCTCGGTCCTCGTCCTCCGACAGCGGGCTCACTTCAGGGTACAGGTAGCGGCCGGGCGGCGCCGAACGCAGCATTGCGAAGGACATGGGGCCGGCGGCCGCCGTCAGCTCCGTCGCGCGCCGCACATGCCGCCGCCACTGCCGCCCGGGCCAGGGGCACGCGGGTCTCGGGGCTCCCGCGGTGGCGGCTGCGGCGCAGCGCGCACGTGTGCGTCCCGGGCTGGAGCGGGGCCGCGGGCCGGGCCTTTATAGCCACGGCGGCCCCTCCCCCGCGCCGGCCCGCCCTCCTCCCCGCCTCCCAGCCCCTGGAGGCCGCTTGGAGCAGGGGCCCTCCATCCCTCTGCCTTCTCGCGCCGTGGTGAAGGGGCCTGGAGCATCCTGCTGTCTTTGCGGGGAGGGGAGAGTGGGCGCCCCTCCGGGGGGTGCGAAGTGCTgctgcctcccctcctccctcttagCAGGGGACAGGAGGGAGGGTCAAGAAGGATCCGTGACCCCGGCC from Bos indicus x Bos taurus breed Angus x Brahman F1 hybrid chromosome 14, Bos_hybrid_MaternalHap_v2.0, whole genome shotgun sequence includes the following:
- the SCX gene encoding basic helix-loop-helix transcription factor scleraxis, whose product is MSFAMLRSAPPGRYLYPEVSPLSEDEDRGSESSGSDEKPCRVHAARCGLQGARRRAGGRRVGGSGLGPGGRPGREPRQRHTANARERDRTNSVNTAFTALRTLIPTEPADRKLSKIETLRLASSYISHLGNVLLVGEACGDGQPCHSGPAFFHASRAGSPPPPPPPPPARDGENAQPKQICTFCLSNQRKLSKDRDRKTAIRS